In Leguminivora glycinivorella isolate SPB_JAAS2020 chromosome 19, LegGlyc_1.1, whole genome shotgun sequence, a single genomic region encodes these proteins:
- the LOC125236310 gene encoding gustatory receptor for sugar taste 43a-like produces the protein MTLLIGSLAIYRGQAQMKTLKRVLDQLERVYFDLKVSAPSTTKVQVKNVAMVIVLLWMASVVLMEFVSYYMKATSKGDTMWTLNLCFGVRYITDLQGMMAVVKWTCTVLPVYEGATALNQHLIRLRHVSELSILPGDISLKKSEALASSVLRLARSYERMSDIMRQMGDANGLFLMAVLTSTFLRLVITPYYMLYLNEVHGLTLSINWMIIHLVVLMLTIEPCEWTHAQRQHTALLLSQLIVQQSPNDEQLSRQLEQFADQLMMSSTQFSSLGIYTLDRKLTAAILGGVTTYLVIIIQFQTT, from the exons ATGACTCTGCTCATAGGCAGTCTGGCTATCTATAGGGGTCAGGCACAAATGAAGACCTTGAAACGCGTTCTGGATCAACTGGAAAGG GTCTATTTCGACCTCAAGGTAAGCGCTCCGTCCACTACGAAGGTGCAAGTCAAAAATGTTGCGATGGTCATCGTGCTTCTCTGGATGGCGTCAGTTGTGTTGATGGAATTCGTCTCGTATTACATGAAAGCAACGTCGAAAGGAGACACAATGT GGACGCTGAACCTATGTTTCGGAGTCCGTTACATCACAGACCTTCAGGGTATGATGGCGGTGGTGAAATGGACCTGCACGGTGTTGCCTGTGTATGAGGGCGCCACTGCGCTCAATCAACATCTGATCAGACTACGACATG TATCAGAATTATCAATCCTACCTGGCGATATAAGCTTAAAGAAATCAGAAGCATTAGCGTCTTCAGTTCTGCGTCTCGCTCGCTCCTACGAGCGTATGAGCGACATCATGAGACAGATGGGCGACGCCAACGGCTTGTTCCTGATGGCTGTACTCACGTCCACGTTCCTGAGACTTGTGATCACTCCGTACTACATGCTGTATCTGAACG AGGTCCACGGATTGACATTGTCAATAAACTGGATGATCATCCACTTGGTGGTCCTGATGCTAACTATAGAGCCCTGCGAATGGACGCATGCGCAG AGGCAGCACACAGCGTTATTACTGAGCCAGCTGATCGTCCAGCAGTCTCCGAACGACGAGCAGCTGTCCAGGCAGCTGGAGCAGTTCGCGGACCAGCTGATGATGAGCAGCACCCAGTTCTCCAGCCTCGGGATATACACACTGGATCGGAAGCTCACAGCTGCG ATTCTCGGTGGCGTCACAACGTACTTGGTGATTATAATACAATTTCAAacaacttga